The Ammoniphilus sp. CFH 90114 genome contains a region encoding:
- a CDS encoding polysaccharide deacetylase family protein, with protein sequence MRLIIILLLAIVMGCSQQENESIDAQVQPEPAVDELSSSDAKASDPITEEHPYRVWYREQVLVLNYHHLADDLETPFTIKPAHFEEHMEFLKNHHFHPLKIKEFYEFLDTGLLNQENAVLITFDDGYESGFTEAFPILQKYQFPATVFVIYENLRDSLERKREDKIPPLTFVQMDQMRRSGLISFQSHTYGLHFWDESQPITAPSSAEGDQAYRSKLFVDFMMARKALEDLAEEPVIGLAYPYGYHNDRLIKVAKKAGYRYGFFTHPGVVTANTDPFLIPKHDMGTPEMDGQRFEQKLRELISQSQRK encoded by the coding sequence ATGAGACTAATAATAATCCTCTTATTGGCTATTGTGATGGGTTGCAGCCAACAGGAGAATGAGTCTATAGACGCACAAGTACAACCGGAACCAGCGGTGGATGAACTAAGTTCATCAGATGCAAAAGCCTCGGATCCCATTACAGAAGAACACCCCTATCGCGTATGGTATAGAGAACAGGTGTTGGTGCTTAATTATCACCATTTGGCAGATGATTTGGAGACCCCTTTTACTATTAAGCCAGCTCACTTCGAAGAACATATGGAGTTTTTAAAAAATCATCACTTTCACCCCCTTAAAATAAAGGAGTTCTACGAATTCTTAGATACAGGACTATTGAACCAGGAGAATGCAGTGCTTATAACCTTTGACGATGGGTATGAGAGCGGTTTTACTGAGGCTTTTCCCATCCTTCAGAAGTATCAGTTTCCCGCAACGGTGTTCGTGATCTATGAAAATTTGCGGGATAGTCTAGAGAGGAAGCGTGAGGATAAAATTCCCCCGCTTACCTTCGTCCAGATGGATCAGATGAGACGAAGCGGACTCATTTCCTTTCAATCTCATACCTATGGGCTACACTTCTGGGATGAGTCGCAGCCCATAACGGCTCCAAGCTCTGCAGAAGGTGATCAAGCCTATCGGAGTAAGCTTTTTGTAGATTTTATGATGGCTCGTAAGGCGCTAGAGGATCTAGCCGAGGAACCTGTGATTGGGTTAGCCTATCCCTATGGGTATCACAATGATCGTTTAATAAAGGTTGCCAAAAAAGCCGGATACCGCTATGGATTCTTTACTCATCCAGGTGTGGTTACGGCAAATACAGACCCATTTCTCATTCCTAAGCATGACATGGGAACACCAGAAATGGATGGCCAAAGATTTGAACAGAAACTCCGGGAATTGATCTCCCAAAGCCAAAGGAAGTGA
- a CDS encoding DEAD/DEAH box helicase, which yields MNIHIPDGRALLAEELHTFCQAGWEQAMHSLIREGKARVLPGVCLQEKRCNRCGQQNLIWADCASCCKPCAYCSLCLQMGRSKACTPLYYIGNYVEPMSLLSAPRLKWTGQLTPAQQEASDQAVNLLHQTGKELLIWAVCGAGKTEVTFQPIEEAFQRKQRVLFVTPRKDVVLELLPRLSKAFPEAKIIALHGKSKEKWEEAHLTLSTTHQAIRFYEKFDFIIIDEVDAFPYHNNPMLYYAVNRAKKLHANLLYLSATPPEYLQKKPHVRIPARFHRQPLAIPQLVIDGSLSKILQADQAYSSFQQILHFLQLHQRQAFFFVPYIEGVEKLVSHLSHNYPISIRMEGTHSRDPEREEKVKRFRQGDTRILVTTTIMERGVTVPKADVIVVGADAPIFDEASLVQIAGRAGRSIEDPIGHVIFFACEKTREMKKAVKHIQEMNKIAKKKGLLDG from the coding sequence ATGAACATTCATATTCCGGATGGCCGAGCATTACTCGCGGAGGAGCTTCACACCTTCTGTCAGGCAGGCTGGGAGCAAGCCATGCATAGCCTTATTCGAGAAGGAAAAGCGCGAGTCCTTCCAGGGGTCTGTCTTCAAGAAAAACGGTGCAATCGCTGTGGCCAGCAGAACCTGATCTGGGCTGACTGTGCTTCATGCTGCAAGCCCTGTGCGTATTGTTCTCTTTGCCTGCAAATGGGAAGGAGTAAAGCCTGTACGCCACTCTATTATATTGGCAATTATGTAGAGCCTATGTCTTTATTGTCTGCTCCCCGCCTAAAGTGGACAGGCCAACTCACACCTGCCCAACAAGAAGCTTCTGACCAAGCGGTGAATCTTCTTCATCAAACAGGAAAAGAACTCTTAATCTGGGCGGTCTGTGGTGCCGGAAAAACGGAGGTTACCTTCCAACCGATCGAAGAGGCCTTCCAGCGAAAACAAAGAGTCCTCTTTGTCACGCCTCGAAAAGATGTCGTCCTAGAACTCTTGCCCCGTTTATCGAAGGCTTTCCCTGAAGCTAAAATCATTGCCCTCCATGGAAAAAGTAAAGAGAAGTGGGAGGAAGCCCATCTCACCTTATCCACGACCCACCAAGCCATTCGATTCTATGAAAAGTTTGATTTTATTATCATAGATGAGGTCGATGCCTTTCCTTACCATAACAACCCTATGCTCTACTATGCTGTCAACCGGGCAAAAAAGCTGCACGCAAATCTCCTTTATCTGAGTGCCACCCCACCCGAATACCTTCAAAAAAAGCCTCATGTCCGCATCCCAGCACGCTTCCATAGGCAACCACTAGCTATTCCTCAGTTGGTCATCGATGGATCCTTGTCCAAAATCCTGCAAGCTGATCAAGCCTACTCCTCTTTTCAACAAATTCTTCATTTCCTGCAGCTGCATCAGAGGCAAGCCTTTTTCTTTGTTCCTTATATTGAAGGGGTAGAGAAGCTGGTCAGCCATCTATCTCATAACTATCCTATCTCAATTCGTATGGAAGGGACTCATTCTCGTGATCCTGAGCGGGAAGAGAAAGTCAAACGATTTCGACAAGGAGATACACGCATACTGGTCACCACGACGATTATGGAAAGAGGCGTTACCGTTCCGAAGGCGGACGTCATTGTCGTTGGGGCAGATGCCCCTATTTTTGATGAGGCCTCTCTTGTGCAAATTGCAGGACGCGCGGGTCGTTCCATTGAGGATCCGATTGGACATGTGATCTTCTTTGCCTGTGAAAAAACGAGAGAGATGAAAAAGGCCGTTAAACATATCCAAGAGATGAATAAGATTGCGAAAAAGAAAGGACTACTAGATGGATGA
- a CDS encoding sensor histidine kinase codes for MTTTNALDFTRLDSVLKKTIHAVEGSKEQIFDIAESARIESEEIRDELESIKREVREIVDQTDELEHKFKSSRQRLVEVSRNFQRYGEEDIKKSYELASQIQVALSLSREKEANLRNRRDELERRLKGLAETLEKADNLMTQISVVLGFLTGDLGNLTSAMETAQQRQMLALQVIQAQEEERKRVARDIHDGPAQSMANIVIRSEIADRILAQGRVDDARAELKELKVTVRNTLAEVRKIIFDLRPMALDDLGIVPTLRKYVEDFGQRHQIASELVTLGTDERLPTTVEVVIFRLIQEALNNAAKHSKASQIQVKLEFLKDQVTVLVKDNGVGFDSLEKTEQPQFGIMGMKERINLLDGKLDLQSAKGQGTRIVFTIPIER; via the coding sequence ATGACAACCACCAATGCGCTTGACTTTACGCGATTGGATTCTGTGCTGAAGAAAACGATTCATGCTGTTGAAGGCAGTAAGGAACAGATTTTTGATATTGCGGAAAGTGCACGGATTGAGAGCGAAGAGATTCGAGATGAGTTGGAGAGCATTAAGAGGGAAGTAAGAGAAATTGTGGATCAGACAGATGAATTAGAGCATAAATTCAAGTCAAGTCGTCAACGGTTGGTGGAAGTCAGCCGGAACTTCCAGCGGTATGGGGAAGAGGATATCAAAAAGTCCTACGAATTGGCCAGTCAGATTCAAGTCGCGCTTTCTTTATCAAGAGAAAAGGAAGCGAACCTGAGAAATCGGCGCGATGAGCTCGAACGTCGTCTGAAGGGTCTTGCGGAGACGCTCGAAAAGGCAGATAATTTAATGACGCAAATCAGTGTCGTGTTAGGATTTTTGACTGGTGATCTAGGGAACCTTACCTCAGCCATGGAGACAGCACAACAGCGGCAGATGCTCGCACTGCAAGTCATTCAAGCCCAGGAGGAAGAGCGAAAAAGGGTGGCTCGGGATATCCATGACGGTCCGGCTCAGTCGATGGCGAATATTGTGATTCGCAGTGAGATTGCCGATCGCATTCTGGCCCAGGGAAGAGTAGATGACGCACGTGCTGAGTTGAAAGAGTTGAAGGTAACAGTGAGAAATACCTTGGCTGAAGTTCGAAAGATTATTTTTGATTTAAGGCCTATGGCTCTAGATGACCTTGGCATCGTCCCAACCCTTCGAAAGTATGTGGAAGACTTCGGACAAAGGCATCAAATTGCATCTGAACTCGTAACTCTTGGTACAGATGAAAGACTACCAACTACGGTCGAAGTCGTGATTTTTCGCTTAATACAAGAAGCATTAAATAATGCAGCGAAGCATTCGAAGGCCAGTCAGATTCAGGTCAAACTAGAATTCCTTAAAGATCAGGTGACGGTCCTGGTAAAGGATAACGGGGTAGGGTTCGACAGTTTGGAAAAGACAGAACAGCCGCAATTTGGTATTATGGGAATGAAAGAAAGAATTAACTTGCTTGACGGAAAGCTCGACCTTCAATCCGCTAAGGGACAGGGAACGCGCATCGTCTTCACGATACCAATTGAACGTTAA
- a CDS encoding LamG-like jellyroll fold domain-containing protein → MGRGVGNRRFLGIHFSKFAIFLSFFILFQTVNMSKLLAADLQWSPSYSSSSMKGINSITYGNNMFVAVGRHGSIITSTDKGVNWIQRASGISGDLFGVTYGDGKFVAVGSWGTLLTSIDGITWSERNSETTRYLTRITYANGIFVAGGYGGILLTSTDGITWSSRDSGSVKDIVGITFGNGQFVVGLADGNVITSSDAITWTSRATGTTELWAITYGNGKYVASGLYKMLTSTDGISWDVIPSNSIHFSLSFGNGTFVATSNGKVSTSEDGVNWNEQPLGNAEFWTSSYGAGVYLIGGFIRTENPEEPGMDESSAVIYKTSLPENEAPYITELEGNSYLNFGANQYVQYPDLNIYANSFTFETWVHASNHQPWARFFDTSYGSDNFNMHLAYEGNTGRMILEALPQKGFRTNVYQAKTTEIFPTNKWVHVAAVYDHAQKKAFIYWDGELKATGAMDLTNMANAKAQNGGIARPNNFLGKSTWNTDGYFTGDMRDVRFWNKAKSQSEILEQMNVNLTSNEANLVANYKFNHSADGTIAKDNSSNHYHGSIIGCSWVENMGFTSNLVTTENTPVSKTFKVNDDQDVDQLIISVESDNQTLVPNQNISLAGSGQDRTITMNPVKGQSGTATITATVSDGSLSSQSSFLLTVNPRVIILPTLTTDSYTDLTSTTVRISGNLISEGSSPATERGVVFATIENPTIESGTKVIGEMTGGLGVFSTDISGLEPNTTYYARAYAISEDGIGYGEDISFTTPLPLSDLVATRGDQEVILTFSKPIGAESVIVEQSPDGLIWDTSVTKEGITSNSTSATVTGLTNGIEYSFRIVVSEGERAGISNLVKASPNAVPVAQNDYYNTNLNTTLTVDSLKGLLKNDSDADHDSLASEILNQTVNGNVYLESDGSFAYYPNERFRGADQFTYRVYDGYDYSAPATVSIYVYDTLSVDRVVAKPKQTVNVPIRLTSQGNVAGLQFDMNYDHTYLKFESMHAGELLLTHPTGSVEENVYVPFNSQVLGDGQLRIIVANLNNVRIGGEAGVLVNAQFTIDKSAYALADGHRLDIHVHGTVMSDMYGVELTSQFTNVDGWIQLDIDKEEPVINYEFGSDQGQASVQVYVYGDGTGSEISSLKFAEGLQNISYFAASGKNITEGKQFDLTSNTIYTMYAKDEAGNEAVRQIYVMGDTDLSKAVDVTDWVACINYILERVEPTPIQRMVADMNDDKKLNVIDPVIIANVIMAGGYENYMNK, encoded by the coding sequence ATGGGAAGAGGAGTCGGCAATCGAAGGTTTTTGGGAATTCATTTTAGTAAGTTTGCCATATTTCTATCTTTTTTTATTCTATTTCAAACAGTAAATATGAGTAAATTATTAGCTGCTGATTTACAGTGGTCTCCTTCTTATAGTTCATCTTCTATGAAAGGTATCAATTCAATTACCTATGGGAACAACATGTTTGTTGCCGTTGGTAGGCATGGAAGTATCATAACATCAACAGATAAAGGAGTAAATTGGATACAAAGAGCTTCAGGCATTTCTGGCGATCTTTTTGGAGTTACATATGGCGATGGAAAGTTTGTTGCTGTCGGTTCGTGGGGAACCTTGCTAACCTCAATAGATGGAATCACTTGGAGTGAAAGAAATTCGGAGACAACACGATACCTGACTAGAATTACATATGCTAATGGCATCTTTGTTGCTGGAGGGTATGGAGGTATACTTTTAACGTCCACAGATGGAATTACATGGTCCTCAAGGGATTCAGGAAGTGTAAAAGACATCGTGGGGATTACCTTTGGAAATGGTCAGTTTGTTGTTGGCTTAGCTGATGGGAATGTTATAACCTCCTCAGATGCGATCACATGGACCTCTCGAGCAACAGGTACTACGGAGTTATGGGCCATCACTTATGGCAATGGCAAATATGTTGCTAGCGGATTGTATAAAATGCTAACATCTACAGATGGTATTTCTTGGGATGTCATACCGAGTAACTCCATCCATTTTTCTCTATCTTTTGGAAATGGAACATTTGTTGCTACTAGTAATGGCAAGGTTTCAACCTCAGAGGATGGTGTCAATTGGAACGAACAGCCTTTAGGAAATGCTGAATTTTGGACTAGCTCCTATGGGGCAGGTGTATATTTAATAGGTGGATTCATTAGGACGGAGAACCCAGAGGAGCCTGGGATGGATGAGTCTTCTGCGGTCATTTATAAAACCTCTTTGCCAGAGAATGAAGCCCCCTACATTACTGAGCTTGAAGGGAATTCTTACCTTAACTTTGGAGCTAATCAATATGTTCAATACCCAGACCTAAACATCTATGCAAATTCCTTCACCTTTGAAACATGGGTTCATGCATCCAATCATCAACCATGGGCTAGGTTTTTTGATACGTCCTATGGTTCGGATAATTTTAATATGCATTTAGCCTATGAAGGCAATACAGGTAGAATGATTTTAGAGGCTTTGCCGCAAAAGGGTTTTCGAACTAATGTCTACCAGGCAAAAACAACGGAAATCTTTCCCACAAATAAATGGGTACATGTTGCAGCGGTTTATGACCATGCACAAAAGAAAGCGTTTATTTATTGGGATGGAGAACTAAAAGCAACAGGAGCGATGGATCTTACGAACATGGCTAATGCCAAAGCCCAAAATGGAGGAATTGCAAGGCCAAACAATTTTTTAGGCAAGAGTACATGGAACACTGACGGATATTTTACCGGTGATATGCGGGATGTACGCTTTTGGAATAAAGCCAAATCGCAATCTGAAATCCTAGAACAAATGAACGTGAACTTAACAAGTAATGAAGCTAATCTTGTTGCAAATTATAAATTCAACCATTCAGCAGATGGAACGATTGCCAAAGATAATTCTAGTAATCATTATCATGGTTCTATCATAGGATGTAGTTGGGTGGAAAATATGGGATTTACATCTAACCTTGTAACCACTGAAAATACTCCAGTATCCAAGACCTTTAAAGTGAATGATGATCAAGATGTTGATCAGTTAATTATTTCTGTAGAATCGGATAATCAGACACTTGTTCCTAACCAAAATATAAGTCTAGCAGGTAGTGGTCAAGACAGAACCATTACCATGAATCCAGTTAAAGGACAGTCAGGTACCGCAACGATTACTGCCACAGTAAGTGATGGCAGCCTAAGTAGTCAAAGTAGCTTTCTATTGACAGTTAATCCGAGAGTGATCATTCTACCAACTTTAACTACTGACTCATATACTGATTTAACCTCAACAACGGTAAGAATTAGTGGAAACCTAATCAGTGAAGGAAGTTCACCAGCAACTGAACGTGGAGTTGTATTTGCTACTATTGAAAATCCAACGATAGAAAGTGGAACTAAAGTAATAGGTGAGATGACTGGTGGATTAGGGGTATTTTCAACAGATATTTCAGGTCTAGAGCCAAATACAACTTATTACGCTCGTGCCTATGCAATCAGCGAGGATGGAATTGGCTACGGGGAAGATATTAGCTTTACCACACCATTGCCACTATCGGATTTAGTAGCAACCAGAGGAGACCAGGAAGTTATTCTTACTTTTAGTAAACCAATTGGTGCAGAGAGTGTTATAGTAGAGCAATCTCCGGACGGTTTAATATGGGATACTTCTGTAACGAAAGAAGGAATCACATCCAATTCTACTAGCGCCACTGTAACTGGTCTAACCAATGGAATCGAATATTCCTTCCGGATTGTGGTTTCTGAGGGAGAACGAGCAGGCATCTCCAATTTGGTGAAGGCTTCACCAAATGCCGTACCTGTTGCCCAAAATGATTATTACAACACAAATTTGAATACAACATTAACCGTAGATTCCCTAAAGGGTCTGCTGAAAAATGATAGCGATGCAGATCATGACTCATTAGCCAGCGAAATCTTAAATCAAACGGTAAATGGAAATGTCTATCTAGAGTCCGATGGCTCCTTTGCCTATTACCCCAATGAAAGGTTCCGTGGAGCAGATCAATTTACGTATCGGGTTTATGACGGATATGATTACTCGGCACCAGCTACGGTAAGCATATATGTTTATGACACACTGAGTGTTGACCGTGTGGTAGCGAAACCGAAGCAAACAGTGAATGTTCCAATCCGCTTAACGAGCCAAGGGAATGTGGCAGGATTACAGTTTGATATGAACTATGACCATACGTACTTGAAGTTTGAGAGTATGCATGCTGGTGAATTGCTTTTGACCCATCCGACGGGCTCTGTGGAGGAAAATGTGTATGTACCGTTTAATTCCCAAGTCCTTGGCGACGGACAGCTTCGGATCATCGTAGCCAACCTTAATAACGTGAGAATTGGCGGAGAAGCCGGTGTATTAGTCAATGCTCAATTTACCATAGATAAATCTGCGTATGCATTGGCTGATGGGCACCGTCTGGACATACATGTTCATGGTACAGTGATGAGTGATATGTATGGGGTAGAGCTAACCAGCCAGTTCACCAATGTTGATGGTTGGATTCAGTTGGATATTGACAAGGAAGAACCAGTGATTAATTACGAATTTGGATCTGATCAAGGTCAAGCATCTGTCCAAGTGTATGTTTATGGGGATGGAACTGGCTCAGAGATTAGCAGCCTCAAATTTGCGGAAGGGTTGCAGAATATATCATACTTTGCTGCATCGGGTAAGAATATCACTGAAGGAAAACAATTTGATCTCACATCCAATACCATCTACACCATGTATGCAAAAGATGAAGCAGGCAATGAAGCCGTTAGGCAGATTTATGTGATGGGTGATACCGATTTGAGTAAGGCTGTCGATGTGACGGATTGGGTCGCTTGTATAAATTACATTTTAGAGCGAGTCGAGCCGACTCCAATTCAACGCATGGTTGCGGATATGAATGATGACAAAAAGCTCAACGTGATCGACCCTGTCATCATAGCAAATGTGATTATGGCTGGGGGATATGAAAATTATATGAACAAGTAG
- a CDS encoding response regulator transcription factor, with the protein MADTIRIALIDDHQLFREGIKRILEMEPSFEVVGIGSNGEEACHLAEELKPEIMLMDINMPKMSGVEATEKIKALSPETKVIILSIHDDENYVHQAFSSGANGYLLKEMESDSLIEAIQVVAGGEAYIHPRVTGKLITEFRRLSSKQDNDIAHVELADNVSAERFNSLTPREKEVLQLMAEGRSNKAIGDYLYISEKTVKNHVSSILQKLDVQDRTQAVVISIKNGWVKIS; encoded by the coding sequence ATGGCGGATACGATACGCATTGCACTCATTGATGATCACCAATTATTTCGTGAAGGTATCAAGAGAATCTTGGAAATGGAGCCTAGCTTTGAAGTCGTTGGCATCGGCTCCAATGGGGAGGAAGCCTGCCACTTGGCAGAGGAATTAAAGCCAGAAATCATGCTGATGGATATTAATATGCCTAAGATGAGCGGTGTGGAGGCTACTGAGAAAATTAAAGCGTTGTCTCCGGAAACGAAGGTGATTATTCTATCGATCCATGATGACGAAAATTATGTTCACCAGGCCTTTTCCTCTGGTGCGAATGGCTATCTATTGAAAGAAATGGAATCCGATTCTCTCATTGAAGCGATTCAAGTGGTGGCGGGCGGGGAAGCTTATATTCATCCACGTGTCACAGGAAAGCTGATTACGGAGTTTCGTCGCTTAAGCTCGAAGCAAGACAACGATATCGCTCATGTAGAATTAGCGGACAATGTCAGTGCAGAACGATTCAATTCGCTTACTCCAAGGGAAAAAGAAGTATTGCAGCTGATGGCGGAAGGAAGAAGCAATAAGGCAATCGGCGATTATTTATATATTAGTGAGAAAACGGTTAAAAACCACGTGTCTAGTATCCTACAGAAACTCGACGTTCAAGACCGCACCCAAGCGGTAGTCATCTCCATCAAGAACGGCTGGGTAAAAATTAGTTAA
- the metK gene encoding methionine adenosyltransferase, translating to MKKGRHLFTSESVTEGHPDKICDQISDSILDAILEQDPNARVACETSVTTGLVLVAGEITTSSYVDIPKIVRETVREIGYTRAKFGFDADTCAVLTSIDEQSPDIAMGVDQALEAREGQVTDEQIDAIGAGDQGLMFGFATNETPELMPLPISMAHKLARRVAEVRKNGTLTYLRPDAKTQVTVEYDGDKPVRIDTIVISTQHDPEATLEQIKKDVQEHVIKPIVPAEYLDAQTKYFINPTGRFVIGGPQGDAGLTGRKIIVDTYGGYARHGGGAFSGKDPTKVDRSAAYAARYVAKNIVAAGLADKCEVQVAYAIGVAQPVSINVDTYGTGKIEEEQIVNLIRKHFDLRPAGIIKELDLRRPIYKGTAAYGHFGRTDLDLPWERTDKAELLKQDAATFAQA from the coding sequence TTGAAAAAAGGTCGTCATCTCTTCACATCTGAATCTGTAACCGAAGGACACCCGGATAAGATCTGCGATCAGATCTCCGATTCCATCTTGGATGCTATCCTTGAGCAAGATCCTAATGCTCGTGTAGCTTGCGAAACTTCAGTAACAACAGGACTTGTTCTTGTCGCTGGAGAAATTACTACTTCTTCTTATGTGGATATTCCAAAGATTGTCCGTGAAACCGTTCGTGAAATCGGGTATACCCGTGCGAAATTCGGATTCGATGCGGATACTTGTGCTGTACTTACTTCCATTGACGAACAGTCTCCTGACATTGCGATGGGGGTTGACCAAGCGTTAGAAGCTCGTGAAGGTCAAGTGACAGACGAGCAAATCGATGCGATCGGAGCAGGGGACCAAGGATTGATGTTTGGTTTCGCGACCAACGAGACTCCTGAGCTGATGCCGCTTCCGATCTCTATGGCTCATAAATTGGCTCGCCGTGTAGCAGAGGTTCGCAAGAACGGAACCCTTACCTACCTTCGTCCAGATGCGAAGACTCAGGTGACGGTTGAATATGATGGAGATAAGCCGGTTCGTATTGATACGATCGTTATTTCTACTCAGCATGACCCTGAAGCGACTCTAGAGCAAATTAAGAAAGACGTTCAAGAACATGTCATTAAGCCGATCGTACCGGCTGAATATCTTGATGCTCAAACGAAGTACTTCATTAACCCAACAGGCCGTTTCGTTATCGGAGGTCCTCAAGGGGATGCAGGATTAACAGGACGTAAGATCATTGTTGATACGTACGGTGGATATGCTCGTCATGGCGGCGGTGCTTTCTCCGGTAAGGATCCTACAAAGGTTGACCGTTCTGCTGCTTATGCTGCTCGCTATGTAGCGAAGAACATCGTAGCAGCTGGTTTGGCTGACAAGTGTGAAGTTCAAGTGGCTTATGCGATTGGGGTAGCTCAACCGGTTTCCATTAACGTAGATACGTATGGAACAGGAAAGATCGAAGAAGAGCAGATCGTAAATTTGATCCGCAAGCACTTTGATCTTCGCCCAGCGGGCATCATTAAGGAATTGGATCTTCGTCGTCCAATCTATAAAGGAACAGCTGCTTACGGTCACTTTGGACGTACTGACCTGGATTTACCATGGGAGCGTACAGATAAGGCTGAACTTTTGAAGCAAGACGCGGCAACTTTTGCTCAAGCATAG
- a CDS encoding ComF family protein translates to MRLLNLLYPVSKRCAFCERRAVSHLICRLCDKDIHRIGGLICSCCGKSVETEGDCEDCQQRPETFFLSNRSAVQYNDKVKEIIGLYKYRGRESLSSVLGEWLVEAYRSYYSSTSFQAITFVPIHEWRLQERGFNQAQQLAVYLSLHTKIPLVSLLSRTRSTEKQSKQHRAQRLQALQGAFQLRNTVSAGSKVLLVDDIYTTGSTVNECARILAKEGAKVYALTVAR, encoded by the coding sequence ATGAGACTGTTAAATCTACTCTACCCGGTGTCAAAGAGGTGTGCCTTTTGTGAGCGAAGGGCTGTCAGCCATTTGATTTGTCGTTTATGCGACAAGGACATCCACAGAATCGGCGGTTTGATTTGCTCATGCTGCGGAAAAAGCGTGGAAACAGAAGGGGATTGTGAAGACTGTCAGCAGCGCCCGGAAACATTCTTTCTTAGCAACCGAAGTGCTGTTCAGTACAATGACAAGGTCAAGGAGATTATTGGACTGTATAAATACCGAGGGCGGGAATCTCTCAGTTCGGTTTTAGGAGAGTGGCTTGTAGAGGCCTATCGTAGTTACTATTCTAGCACTTCCTTCCAGGCCATAACCTTCGTCCCCATTCATGAATGGCGTCTCCAGGAAAGAGGGTTTAATCAAGCGCAGCAATTAGCCGTCTATTTGAGTTTACATACGAAAATTCCCCTCGTCTCCTTGCTCAGCCGAACCCGCTCAACAGAAAAACAGAGTAAGCAGCACCGAGCACAACGACTTCAAGCTCTTCAAGGCGCCTTCCAACTGCGGAATACTGTAAGCGCGGGGAGCAAAGTCCTTCTAGTAGATGATATTTATACGACAGGAAGCACCGTCAACGAATGTGCTAGAATCCTTGCAAAGGAAGGGGCGAAGGTGTACGCACTGACGGTGGCGAGGTAG
- a CDS encoding glycosyltransferase — translation MWVIWLLAIYGLSTILVHLFVRWNEYFVQGEDELRVHLLLYNSEKCLEGSIRSLVHLSRLKGQPLQLIVYDFGSTDNTVKMLETLQKENPFLFDQVEILNRGPFHLVSMEEEQSQARLTIDLRQGLRRGTIQPT, via the coding sequence ATGTGGGTGATTTGGTTACTAGCTATTTACGGTTTATCCACAATCCTGGTCCATTTGTTCGTGAGATGGAATGAATACTTCGTACAGGGAGAGGACGAACTCCGTGTTCATCTCTTGCTTTACAATTCAGAGAAATGCTTGGAAGGCTCTATCCGTTCTCTTGTTCATCTTTCGCGTCTCAAGGGCCAGCCTCTCCAGTTAATCGTGTATGATTTCGGCTCGACGGACAACACGGTCAAAATGCTCGAAACCTTGCAGAAGGAAAATCCTTTTCTATTTGACCAAGTCGAAATCTTGAATCGAGGGCCCTTTCATTTGGTCTCGATGGAAGAAGAGCAGAGTCAAGCACGGTTGACGATCGATCTGCGCCAAGGGTTAAGAAGAGGAACGATACAACCAACATAG